A single region of the Ptychodera flava strain L36383 chromosome 9, AS_Pfla_20210202, whole genome shotgun sequence genome encodes:
- the LOC139140135 gene encoding lysophospholipid acyltransferase 2-like, whose product MTLGLSLIVDKVSVMTGLPSHRATFVIFQLCALPLAVLFRLVLHPRRVSSTIRHVFVTLIGFYMAVQLYSWSVVHLLVLSSTVYIMITVLQPSVFHYYVFVFSMLYLSAVNLAYQFVDGKTRDLTVTGPLMVMVQKLSSLAFSLKDGLTKADSYWNKRKKELAYSKMPSVLEYCSYLFYFQGLAVGPFCFYKPYIDFIEGKHLQSVPANSDNKEVTRKLQDPPVLKTAIVKLFLGSVMAVIYLTLEHHFPIQSNIDNQYIVNSSLVIRTFYLWMTVLIVQTKYFYVWMWADAVCNTSGLGFNGYNENGSPKWNLVSNIDLMAFMFATSGKGVVDNWNILTTLWLRYVCYDRVQSKFRTVMTFFLSSVWHGFYPGYFWTFLSGPFVLEAGKKVRQFIRPFFLRSPQIKLMYDIITWFFTHVMLAYTALPFVMLHGTNIIRFYRSVYFIGHLGCLLVIVILPKRKRAPSDGQSNGKSVCVDGREESNVKIGNNVKTS is encoded by the exons ATGACTTTGGGGCTTTCTCTGATCGTGGACAAGGTTTCGGTTATGACAGGGCTACCGAGCCACCGG GCTACCTTCGTGATTTTTCAGCTATGCGCTCTCCCGCTCGCCGTCTTGTTCAGACTTGTCCTTCACCCACGCCGAGTCAGCTCAACAATTAGACACGTCTTCGTCACACTAATCGGATTTTACATGGCGGTGCAGCTGTATTCCTG GTCTGTCGTGCATTTACTGGTTCTCTCCTCCACTGTGTACATCATGATCACGGTGTTGCAGCCCAGCGTGTTTCACTATTACGTGTTTGTCTTTTCGATGCTCTATCTCTCTGCCGTCAACCTTGCATATCAATTTGTCGATGGCAAGACCAGGGATCTCACAGTAACTGG GCCACTCATGGTTATGGTACAGAAATTGTCAAGTCTAGCGTTTAGTTTGAAAGACG GTTTAACAAAAGCTGATAGTTATTGGAATAAAAGGAAGAAAGAGTTAGCATACAG TAAGATGCCATCAGTTTTAGAGTACTGCAGTTACCTGTTTTATTTTCAAGGCTTGGCTGTCGGGCCATTCTGTTTTTACAAACCTTACATCGACTTTATCGAAGGAAAGCATTTACAGTCAGTTCCCGCCAATAGCGACAACAAGGAAGTGACCAGGAAGCTGCAGGACCCACCAGTTCTG AAAACTGCCATTGTGAAATTATTCCTTGGTTCAGTGATGGCCGTCATTTACCTTACTTTGGAACATCACTTTCCAATACAGAGTAATATAG ATAATCAATACATTGTCAATTCTTCGCTCGTTATCAGAACCTTTTACCTATGGATGACTGTACTGATAGTTCAAACCAAATATTTCTACGTGTGGATGTGGG CTGATGCAGTATGCAACACCTCGGGTCTTGGCTTCAATGGTTATAATGAGAACGGATCACCGAAATGGAATTTAGTGTCCAACATCGACCTCATGGCATTTATG TTTGCCACGAGTGGAAAAGGCGTTGTGGATAATTGGAATATACTGACCACGCTGTGGTTGCGTTACGTCTGCTACGATCGAGTTCAGTCCAAATTCCGAACAGTCATGACGTTTTTCCTCTCTTCGGTGTGGCACGGGTTCTATCCGGGCTACTTCTGGACGTTTTTAAGTGGCCCATTCGTACTAGAGGCTGGGAAAAAG GTCCGGCAGTTCATACGGCCATTTTTCCTCAGGTCACCGCAAATCAAGCTCATGTATGACATAATAACATGGTTTTTCACTCATGTGATGCTGGCGTATACAGCGCTTCCGTTTGTAATGCTGCATGGTACCAATATAATTAGATTTTACAG GTCTGTTTATTTCATCGGACACCTTGGCTGCCTATTGGTGATAGTGATACTGCCTAAGAGAAAGCGTGCGCCCTCCGACGGCCAATCGAACGGCAAGAGCGTGTGTGTCGATGGTCGAGAAGAAAGCAACGTCAAAATAGGAAATAATGTGAAGACAAGTTAA